One stretch of Corallococcus exiguus DNA includes these proteins:
- a CDS encoding peptidylprolyl isomerase: MARLPAAVSAGFLLVSACVRSVPTPDVSPPPVEPSKAIAQIQDWEDRRSLGGGDLVRFATSAPDWAVRVRALRALARIQDVETLEAVLVGLTARRTAVRDEAAFAAGELAQSWEPLPEAARTALTEALVRAEASEAYARVHDTLLESLGKLATPGAVEVLTARLSPANGPWSEAAATALGVAARKAGPAAVANVPLETIRALLDPRLRSEVNVAGAYLLAASKRLDGVDALRSCVANSIPDVMAPCVKSLGDLGSPRDALALNLMLGEATSRASAEVARALAKLAAKCEAGSPCAPLSALEGQSHLAKQVAEGKAAKGHVLLAVAQQGLPLQGRPVLSRMRSALAEADRTAVSDEAHTDLAWLDCRFAAAMDRQLGTLEQVLQCGYGRVPEARWLALGLHEVAQFKGQPTGAAFAVPYLDHVSPIVRGAALDALAERPVPEALAPIRALIGGGDAVVAGLAASAAGKLKDAEALPALEALADRIPKEPDLAEAVAGALVVLKGRAAEPRLREWLTHPHANVRRIAAESLTTLTGAPVRSSRVELPPETYRPPAAPSGTTLTLRTRKGDITALLDPDAPLTGGNLMALAKQGYFRGITFHRVVPDFVAQGGDPRGDGEGGPGYSIRCEMTRRPYARGTVGMALSGKDTGGSQFFFTHSPQPHLDGRYTAFGEVIQGMDVVDALLEGTIIDDVIVGTRAP, from the coding sequence ATGGCCCGCCTGCCCGCCGCCGTGTCCGCCGGTTTCCTCCTCGTGAGCGCCTGTGTCCGGTCGGTGCCGACGCCCGACGTGTCTCCGCCCCCGGTCGAGCCCTCGAAGGCCATCGCGCAGATCCAGGACTGGGAGGACCGCCGCTCCCTGGGAGGCGGGGACCTGGTGCGGTTCGCCACCTCCGCGCCGGATTGGGCCGTGCGCGTGCGCGCCCTCCGGGCCCTGGCGCGGATCCAGGACGTGGAGACGCTGGAGGCCGTCCTCGTCGGGCTGACGGCGCGGCGCACTGCCGTGCGCGACGAGGCCGCCTTCGCGGCGGGGGAGCTGGCGCAGTCGTGGGAGCCGCTTCCGGAGGCCGCACGGACGGCGCTCACGGAAGCGCTGGTGCGCGCCGAGGCCTCGGAAGCCTACGCCCGGGTGCACGACACGCTGCTGGAGTCCCTGGGCAAGCTGGCCACGCCTGGCGCCGTGGAGGTGCTGACGGCCCGGCTGTCTCCGGCCAATGGCCCCTGGTCCGAGGCCGCGGCGACGGCGTTGGGCGTGGCCGCGCGCAAGGCCGGACCCGCGGCCGTGGCGAACGTCCCCCTGGAGACGATCCGCGCGCTGCTGGATCCCCGCTTGCGGAGCGAAGTGAACGTCGCCGGGGCGTACCTTCTGGCTGCGTCGAAGCGGCTGGACGGCGTGGATGCGCTCCGCTCCTGCGTGGCCAATTCGATACCGGATGTGATGGCCCCGTGCGTGAAGAGCCTGGGCGACCTGGGCAGCCCGCGGGACGCGCTGGCGCTGAACCTGATGTTGGGCGAAGCCACGTCCCGCGCGTCGGCGGAGGTGGCGCGTGCGCTGGCGAAGCTCGCCGCGAAGTGCGAGGCCGGCTCACCCTGTGCCCCGCTGAGCGCACTGGAAGGCCAGTCGCACCTGGCGAAGCAGGTGGCGGAGGGGAAGGCGGCGAAAGGCCACGTGTTGCTGGCGGTGGCGCAGCAGGGACTTCCGCTCCAGGGCCGGCCGGTGTTGTCGCGCATGAGGAGTGCGCTGGCGGAAGCAGACCGCACCGCCGTGTCCGACGAAGCCCACACGGACCTCGCCTGGCTGGACTGCCGGTTCGCGGCGGCGATGGACCGACAGCTGGGCACTCTGGAGCAGGTCCTCCAGTGCGGCTACGGCCGCGTCCCCGAAGCCCGATGGCTCGCGCTGGGACTGCACGAGGTGGCGCAGTTCAAGGGGCAGCCCACCGGCGCTGCGTTCGCGGTGCCCTACCTGGACCACGTGAGCCCCATCGTGCGCGGCGCCGCGCTGGACGCACTCGCTGAACGCCCCGTGCCCGAAGCGCTGGCGCCCATTCGCGCGCTCATCGGAGGAGGGGACGCGGTGGTGGCGGGACTGGCCGCGTCCGCCGCCGGCAAGCTGAAGGACGCCGAAGCCCTGCCCGCGCTGGAGGCCCTGGCCGACCGCATCCCCAAGGAGCCGGACCTGGCGGAGGCGGTGGCCGGTGCGCTCGTCGTGTTGAAGGGCCGCGCGGCGGAACCCCGCCTGCGCGAATGGCTGACCCATCCACACGCCAACGTGCGCCGGATCGCGGCCGAGTCCCTCACCACGCTCACGGGAGCGCCGGTTCGCTCTTCCCGCGTGGAGCTGCCTCCGGAGACGTACCGTCCGCCGGCAGCGCCCTCCGGCACGACGCTCACGCTGCGCACGCGCAAGGGCGACATCACCGCCCTGTTGGATCCGGATGCGCCGCTCACGGGCGGCAACCTGATGGCGCTCGCGAAGCAGGGCTACTTCCGGGGCATCACCTTCCACCGTGTGGTGCCGGACTTCGTCGCGCAGGGCGGAGATCCGCGCGGAGACGGGGAGGGTGGGCCTGGCTATTCCATCCGCTGCGAGATGACGCGCCGCCCGTATGCGCGAGGCACCGTGGGGATGGCGCTGTCGGGCAAGGACACTGGCGGCAGCCAGTTCTTCTTCACCCACTCACCGCAGCCGCACCTGGACGGCCGCTACACGGCCTTTGGTGAAGTGATTCAAGGCATGGACGTGGTGGACGCGCTGCTGGAGGGCACGATCATCGACGATGTCATCGTCGGCACCCGCGCCCCCTGA